In Aeromicrobium sp. A1-2, the DNA window CTTGCGGCGGTCGCGCTGGCGATCCTGGCTTACAAGGGGTTTACGACCATCACCAACAGTGGCGGCGACATCGTCGACCCCCACCGCAACACCGGCAGAGCGATCATTCTCGCCCTGAGCATCTGCACGGTCATCTATCTGGCCATCGCCACGGCAGTGGCCGGCAACCTCACCTTGCCGGAGATCCTCGCCGCCGAGGACTTCAGCTTGGCCGAGGCGGCGCGGCCCGCCGTCGGTAGCGCCGGTGTGTGGTTCACAGTCATTTTGGCCATCGTTGCGACGGCCTCAGGCGTGATGGCCAGCGTCTTCGCATCGTCGAGGTTGCTGACCATGCTCACGCGTATGAATCAAGTTCCCCATCGCCACTTCGGGATGCCCGGCACGGTACGCATCCATGCAACGGTTTACACCGTTGCCTTTGCGATGGCCTTGGCTGCCACATTGGACCTGAGCAGGATCGCAGCCCTGGGTGCGATCTACTACCTGATCATGGACATCGCCATCCACTGGGGACTACTCACCAGGCTCCGAACCCGAATCGACTTCAACCCGGCCATCGTTGTGATTGCCATCGTTCTTGATGTGGTCGTGCTCGCCGCGTTCGTCTGGGTCCGCGCTTCCACCGACATGCTGAGTCTCTACGTCGCGGGCGCGGGAATAGTTCTCATCGTTGTCGGCGAACGTGTCCTGATGCGCTCTCACACACGCCCCGACGGGACCATGGGCATGTAGGCGCAGGGTTGAACCCTAAGGGTGAAAGGTTCAGCAGAGATGCGCCATCCGTCCCACCAGCCACGCCGGGATCAGACGAGTCCTGCGACGCCCCTAGTTGGCTGTTGCCCTGCGGCGCCCTGGCTGCGGGCCAGCTAGAGGCGGCTGGAACTGGATATCGGGCGGTGGGGGCGCCATCATCACGGCGAACGCTGTGGTGATCGGTACGGCGAGCACAAGCCCGATGGCACCAACGAGCGTGCGTACGACTTCTTGGGCGATCTGTTCGGTCGTCGCCATCTCAGCGAGCCCTCGCTGGTAAGCTACGATGAGCAGCAGAACTGTCATCGCCGATCCGGCATAAGCAAAGACAAGGGTGTACACGCTGGAAGCGATGTGGTCCCGCCCGATTCGCATTGCCGAGGCAAAGATCTCAAGAGCTCCCGCATCCGGTTTCGCCGCTCGCAGTTCCCACACCGCGCTGGCCTGGGTTACAGTCACGTCGTTTAGCACCCCGAGCCCCGCCACGACCATGGCAGCGGCAACAACACCGGAGATGTTGGCAAGCGGCGCGACCGCCGCCAGCAGAGTGTCGTCCT includes these proteins:
- a CDS encoding APC family permease produces the protein MASGGHDEEAGMEMNSPPGNDRSPEDAPGSLTLVGAVSLGTGVMIGAGIFALTGQTARLAGNLFPVAFVVAAVVVAFSAYSYVKLSNAYPSWGGVAKFLREAYGPGVATGVFAILMYVSMVISQSLVARTFGAYVLQIVGLEPVSLWVPIFAVGLLVTAFVVNVAGNRAIEVSQRSMAAVKIVGLGLFAVLGLWLASAANFTNGTTAAGIDTSVQGFLAAVALAILAYKGFTTITNSGGDIVDPHRNTGRAIILALSICTVIYLAIATAVAGNLTLPEILAAEDFSLAEAARPAVGSAGVWFTVILAIVATASGVMASVFASSRLLTMLTRMNQVPHRHFGMPGTVRIHATVYTVAFAMALAATLDLSRIAALGAIYYLIMDIAIHWGLLTRLRTRIDFNPAIVVIAIVLDVVVLAAFVWVRASTDMLSLYVAGAGIVLIVVGERVLMRSHTRPDGTMGM